TTTGTGCTTCTGCTTATCTTGGTAATTTCCGCTTACCTAGTACTCGAGCGTAGCGACGAAGCTCCCCCTAGCCTGGAAAAACACCCCAATGCCTATTGGAGTGGAGCCCAAGATGGCGGAGTTTTTTTTGAAATAACAAAAGCATCCCCTCCTGAATATTACATCGAGATACGTTATGAGAACGGTCAAGTCTGGACAGAAGGCTGGGTACAGTACCTATCCCCTCTTACTAATCAAGACCTCTTCGGTTACGACGGTGGCGATGTCGTTTATCTGCAAGATGGAACGCCCCTGAAATTGAAAACAGGAGGTTTTAAATAATATGAGCTTTTCAAATTACCTAGCAGTGGTCGCCGATAATGACGTGTTTGCAGTGCTTTCTATCTACTGCTTGGCAGTTGCTATCACAGGTCTATTTGAAAGGTACAGGAGCTCATTCGTGTACAAGCAAGCCTCTTTCCTAGGACTGATGGCTGTTCCGGCTCTACATGCTATGGGCACCTATTACTTGAATCTATCGCCAGCCTGAAGCGAATTAACCATACAAAATTCATTAGGCCATGACTTTGATACACCGTGGTCTTACAAAATGGAAAAGTTACAGGGATGAACAACTAATGCCAATCAATAAACCCATACCTGCTCGACAAATAAACTTGGCGTTAGTTGAACATTTGCAGAAAAAATTTATGCCAGCGCGCTCACGAAACACGTCAAATAAAGCAGCGTTCTGGCGCTCTAATCCAGCAACATTGTTTATGAAAAGCAAAACTCTACTGGTCTTTATTACATCGCTGGCCGCTTTGGTCATCGCCGTTAGTACGAATTTATTTTCCAATGTATTGATGCTGTTAATGGAGCGTGCAAACCACATTCCTTATGAGTCAAACATTTTCACATTTAACCCATACGTGACTAATGAGGGCTCCTCCTCATATTGGATTTACGGAGAGGATAAAAGCAATTACTACCATTTCACTTACAAGCCCAACGAACCCTACTGGTTTATCCCCAAGAACAATGCTTGTAAGGACTTTGATAAGCGAGATTTTTCAACTTGGTGTTCCGCTCAAGTAGGTGTTGCTAAAGGAGAGGATCAGTAATGTCCTTCAACCACTACTATCAGAGCGAACTCACTGCCCTGCGCCAGCTCGGCAAACGCTTTGCCGAACGCAGTCCGGCGCTGGCACCCTTCCTCGGGCAAGCGGGACGTGACCCGGATGTTGAGCGTCTGCTGGAGGGCTTTGCGTTTCTCACTGGGCGTCTTCGTCAAAAGCTGGATGATGAGCTGCCAGAGCTGACGCACTCGCTGATGAACCTGCTCTGGCAGAACTATATGCGGCCACTGCCTGCGTTCAGCATGCTGCAGTTTGATCCGCTAAAACGCCCCGGTGGCGCACTCAACGTGCCGCGCAAGACGCCGGTTGAGTCCAAGCCGATTCAGGGAGTGGCCTGCCAGTTCCGTACGGCCTATGCCACCGACGTTTATCCGCTGACGCTCAGTGCGCTGGATTACTCGGTCAAAGGCGATGGTGCCTTGCTTAACTTGCGTTTCGGGATGACTGCTGACGGTCATCTGGGTGATCTGGGCCTCAAGCAACTGCGCCTGCATTTGGCCGGTGAACGCTATATCAGCCAGATATTGTATCTGGGGCTGCTGCGTCATGTAGAGGGCCTTCAATTGGTATTGCTCAATGCAGAAGGTAAACCACTGCTGGATGCCCAGCATGAACCTCTGCCGGCCTTGAAACTGCCCACAGACAAGATTCAGCCCGTCGGTTTTGCCGAAGACGAAGCACTCATACCCTATCCCCTGAATACATTCCGTGGTTACCGCTACCTTCAGGAGTACTTTGCCTTTCAGGAGAAGTTCCTGTTTGTCGAGCTGGGCGGCCTGGATGTGCTGGATCAGGTACCCGAAGAAACCCTCAAACTGGCCCGCGGCTTTGAACTGCGTATAGATATCCAGCAAACCGGCATCCAAAGGGTTCGCCCGACCTTGGATAACGTGCGCCTGTACTGCACACCGGTGGTTAATCTGTTCAGCCACGATGCAATACCGATTCGCCTTGATGGCAAACAAGATCAGTACCTACTGCTCCCTGCCGAGCTGGATGCCGCCCATTGCGGCGTGTTCTCCGTAGATCGGGTTACTGGCTGGAAACCGGGTGGCAAAGGCTACGAAGATTATGTCCAGTTCGAGTCCTTCGAACACGACCCCAGCTTCGATGTGCCCGTAACACGCCCCCACTACAGCGTTCGCCAGCAGCCTTCGATGTTTGGCAGCGGACTTGAAACCTACCTGAGTTTCAGCCTGCGTAATTTGGCTCAGCATGAGACCGTTTCGGTCGAGCTGACCTGCACCAACCAGAGCCTGCCTCAACAGCTCGGGCTAGGCGATATTTGCGTACCGAGCGAGGACACCCCGGAGTTTCTCAGTTTCCGCAACATCAGCTCTGTCACCCCAAGTTACGCACCACCGCTGCACCGTGACTACTTGTGGAAACTGATCAGCAACATGTCCCTGAACTACTTATCGCTCAGTGACGTAAACGCGCTCAAGGTGATTCTCGAAACGTACGACCTGCCCCGCTACTACGACCAGCATGCCGCCCGTGTGAGCAAGCGCCTGCTCGACGGTATGAAAAGCATCAGTCACCAGCATGTTGACCGCCTGCACCGAGGCCTGCCGGTTCGCGGTGTGCGCACACAGCTGACAATCAATCCGGAGGGCTACGTAGGAGAGGGGGACCTGTTCCTGTTTGCCTCGGTGCTCAATGAATTCTTTGCCCTGTATGCCAGTTTGAACTCGTACCACGAGCTGCGGGTACAGAGCACCAAGGGAGAGGTTTATCAATGGATTCCAAGGATGGGGCAACAGCCGTTGCTGTGAACATGATGAAACGCTATTCAAATGCAAACCCGCGGCCTAACACATTGGCGGAGTCCCCATGAGTGTTCCGGCCACCGCACTGACCCAAACGTATACCCCGGGGTTTGAACGCAGCCTGAACCGGTTGACCCGCGAGATTCGCGAGTACAGCCTGTTCCAAGGTGTTCAGCTGGCGCTGGATCACCTCAAGCGTGCTCATCCCGATGAGGACGAAGAACGCCTGTACGAGCGGCTGGAGCTGCACGCCAACCCAAGCCTGGGCTTTCCCGGCAGTGACATTGACCGCCTGCAATTCTTTGAAGAACACGGCGAGTTGCGGGCGCGCATGCGCATCAATCTGGTCAGCCTGTTTGGGGCGGGCTCTCCCCTGCCTGCCTTTTATGGCGAACAGGCTTTAGGCGACAGCGAAGACGGAAACCCAACCCGAGACTTTCTCGACCTGTTCAACAACCGCCTACAACGTCTGCTCCTGCCAATCTGGCAGAAATACCGTTACTACGGACGCTTTAAAAGTGGCGCAACTGACCCGCTGTCCGAGCATCTATTTGCCCTGATCGGCCTGGGTGGAACCACTATCCGCCAGGCCGAAGAGCTGAACTGGAAACGCCTGCTGCCTTACCTCGGCTTACTTAGCTTGCGGGCCCATTCAGCTGCGCTAATTGAATCGGTGCTGCGCTACTACTTCAAGCATGCCGACCTGCATATCGAGCAGTGCTTGGAGCGCAAAGTGGAAATCCTCGCAGAGCAGCGCAACCGCCTCGGTGTGGGCAACAGCCAACTGAGCGAGAACTTGGTGCTGGGCGAGTTTGTCCGCGACCGCGGCGGCAAATTCCGCATCCACGTACGTCAAATGAGCTGGGATCGCTTCCACGAGTTTCTGCCCATCGGCAGCGGTTACCAACCCCTATGCGCACTGGTGCGTTTCACCCTGCGCGACCCGCTGGACTATGACATTCGCCTGGAACTTCGCCACGAAGAAATCCGCGAGCTGCGACTGGGCGCAGACAACCCCTGCCTGTTGGGCTGGACCACATGGCTGGGCACAGAAAACGCCGACGGCATCGTCACCCTTGGCAGCGTCAAGGGAAGCAGAGAGACACGAACAGCAGCCTGATCAGCCAGGCACCGATTAAACAGTTTTGGATAACACCATTAAGGATTGATGAAGATGATTAACGTCGACTTACAGCAACTGGTTCAGGCCCTTGATGCCGCAACCAAACAAGACCTCGAAGCTGCAGCCGAACGCTGCGTGATTCGTGGCGGCAGCAAAATTCTGGTCGAAGACCTTTTGCTGGGCCTGCTGGAGCGTCCTGACGGTTTACTGGTCCGTGCCCTGCAAGATGCTGAAGTGGATGCCGGTGAACTGTCCCGCGCACTGCAGCCTCGCGGCGAACACAGCGAATCGCGCAATCCGGTCTTTGCTGCCGAACTGGTGCAATGGCTGCAAGACGCCCTGCTGGTGGCGAATCTTGAACTGGGGCAAAGCCAGATTGACCAGGCCGCACTGATCCTCGCCCTGCTGCGTAACCCCATCCGCTACGCCGGCAGCCACTACCAGCCGCTACTGGCCAAACTGAACGCCGAGCGCCTGCGTGAATTCGCCCTCGCCCAACAAACGCCAACGGCGTCCGGCCCAGCGGCAGCAGGTGGAGAATCCAACCTCAAGCGCTTTACCCATAACTTCACCCAGCAAGCCCGCGACGGCAAGCTGGACCCAGTGTTGTGCCGCGATGGCGCGATCCGCCAGATGATCGACATCCTCGCCCGCCGCCGTAAAAGCAATCCAATTGTGGTCGGCGAAGCCGGTGTCGGTAAAACCGCTATCGTCGAAGGACTGGCCCTGCGCATCGCCCACGGTGAAGTTCCAGACGCTCTAAAAGACGTTGACCTGCTGTGCCTGGACCTCGGTTTGCTGCAAGCCGGTGCCAGCGTCAAAGGTGAGTTTGAGCGACGCCTACAGGGTGTAATTGATGAAGTCAAAGGCTCGCCGAAACCAATCATTCTGTTTATCGACGAAGCCCACACCCTGATCGGTGCAGGTGGTCAGGCGGGCAGCGGCGACGCCGCAAACCTGCTCAAACCGGCACTGGCTCGTGGCGAGCTGCGCACCATCGCCGCCACGACATGGAGCGAATACAAGAAGTACTTCGAAAAAGACCCGGCATTGGCTCGCCGCTTCCAGCCCGTGCAGCTGCATGAACCGACAGTCAGTGAAGCGGTGACCATCCTGCGCGGGTTAGCACCGGTCTATGAAAAGAGCCATGGCATCTACCTGCGGGATGATGCGGTTGTCGCTGCGGCCGAATTGTCCGCCCGCTATTTGGCTGGCCGCCAGCTTCCCGATAAGGCTGTTGATGTGCTCGACACCGCCTGCGCCCGTGTACGCATCAGCCTTGCTGCGGCGCCGGAGGCACTGGAACGCCTGCGCGGCGAAATCGCCGAAGGCGAACGCCAGCACAATGCCATTTCCCGCGATCAGCAAGCGGGGCTGAAAATCGATCACGAAGCACTGGCTGAGCTGGAGGCACGCCTTGAGCAAGCCCGTGCCGAGCTTGAGCAAATCGAAACCCGCTGGAATATCCAGAGCGAGCTGGCCAAACGTCTACTGGAGCTGCGCAAGCAATGCGCAACCGTGCGCCAGGCCCAACCTGCCGCCGAAGCCGAAGCCGAAGCCGAAGCCGAAGCCGAAGCCGAAGCCAGTGAAGCGCCTGCACCGACACTTGAGCAACTGGAACAAGAACTCAGCGACTTGCAGGCCCAACTGGCCAGTGCGCAAGCCACAGAGCGCCTTGTCAGCTTCGAGGTTTGCCCGCGCTTGGTTGCTGAAGTGATCAGCCACTGGACCGGTGTGCCACTGAGCCAGCTGGCCCGTGAACACAACAGCAAAGTCCTGAGCTTCGCCAACGACCTGCGTCAGCGCGTACGCGGCCAGGAGCAAGCTGTAGAGGCACTGGACAAAGCCATGCGCGCTACCGCTGCCGGGCTTAACCGGGTTGATGCGCCGGTGGGCGTATTCCTGCTGGTCGGCCCCAGTGGCGTCGGCAAAACCGAAACCGCCATCGCTCTGGCTGACCTGCTGTATGGCGGTGACCGTTTCCTGACCACCATCAACATGTCCGAGTTTCAGGAGAAGCACACCGTCTCCCGTTTGATCGGTGCCCCACCGGGATACGTAGGTTATGGCGAAGGCGGCATGCTGACCGAGGCTGTGCGGCAAAAACCATATTCGGTCGTATTGCTGGATGAGGTGGAGAAAGCCGATCCGGATGTGATGAACGTCTTCTATCAAATCTTCGACAAAGGCGTGGCCAATGACGGCGAAGGGCGCGAGATCAACTTCCGCAACACCCTGATCCTGATGACCAGCAACTTGGCGAGCGACCGTATCAGCAGCCTGTGCCAAAACGGCGAGCGACCGTCAGCAGAAGACCTCGAGCAGTCCATCCGCCCGGTACTCAGCCAGCACTTCAAGCCAGCGCTGCTTGGCCGTATGCGTGTAGTGCCGTACTACCCAATCAACGGTGAAGTGCTGAATGAACTGGTCGCCCTCAAGCTGTCCCGCTTCGGCGAGCGCTTGCAGCGTCGTCAGCTCAGCTTCAGCCACAGCCCTGAGCTGCTGGCCAATCTGGCTGATCGCTGCAGCTACAGCGAAAGCGGCGCCCGCTTGATCGACCACCTGATCGACCAGCACCTGCAACCGCTGATTGTTGATCGTCTGCTGGATGCCATGGCCAGCGGCGAAACCCTGCAACACGTACATGCCACGCTGGACGGCGAGGGAACGGTGGTTTGTGAATTCACTTAACGTACCGCTGATGTTCAGCCAGGTCCCACAACCGCTGCATTACGCTGAAGCCCTGCTTCAGCGCTTTGCAGCGCTTGCGCGCTTGAGCAACAGAACCGCGCTGCTGGACGCATTCGCCGAGAGCAGCGCCCAACTCTCTGATTGCGAGCTGAGCCAGCTGTACCTGTTAGACGCAACCCACACGTGCCTGACCCTGAGTGCTGACTGGCACAACTGCGCGCTACATCCAAAGACAGATGCCAGCCTGCCCAGCGATTACAACGACGAACAACTGCTGCAATTCTGCCTGTGCCAGAACCAAGTGCTGTGCCTCAACGAACTGAATAGCAGCCTGTACAGCATCAACTTCCTGCCTGCTGCACAAAAGCCCTGGCACAGCTTGCTG
The Pseudomonas mendocina DNA segment above includes these coding regions:
- the tssF gene encoding type VI secretion system baseplate subunit TssF, translating into MSFNHYYQSELTALRQLGKRFAERSPALAPFLGQAGRDPDVERLLEGFAFLTGRLRQKLDDELPELTHSLMNLLWQNYMRPLPAFSMLQFDPLKRPGGALNVPRKTPVESKPIQGVACQFRTAYATDVYPLTLSALDYSVKGDGALLNLRFGMTADGHLGDLGLKQLRLHLAGERYISQILYLGLLRHVEGLQLVLLNAEGKPLLDAQHEPLPALKLPTDKIQPVGFAEDEALIPYPLNTFRGYRYLQEYFAFQEKFLFVELGGLDVLDQVPEETLKLARGFELRIDIQQTGIQRVRPTLDNVRLYCTPVVNLFSHDAIPIRLDGKQDQYLLLPAELDAAHCGVFSVDRVTGWKPGGKGYEDYVQFESFEHDPSFDVPVTRPHYSVRQQPSMFGSGLETYLSFSLRNLAQHETVSVELTCTNQSLPQQLGLGDICVPSEDTPEFLSFRNISSVTPSYAPPLHRDYLWKLISNMSLNYLSLSDVNALKVILETYDLPRYYDQHAARVSKRLLDGMKSISHQHVDRLHRGLPVRGVRTQLTINPEGYVGEGDLFLFASVLNEFFALYASLNSYHELRVQSTKGEVYQWIPRMGQQPLL
- the tssG gene encoding type VI secretion system baseplate subunit TssG, with product MSVPATALTQTYTPGFERSLNRLTREIREYSLFQGVQLALDHLKRAHPDEDEERLYERLELHANPSLGFPGSDIDRLQFFEEHGELRARMRINLVSLFGAGSPLPAFYGEQALGDSEDGNPTRDFLDLFNNRLQRLLLPIWQKYRYYGRFKSGATDPLSEHLFALIGLGGTTIRQAEELNWKRLLPYLGLLSLRAHSAALIESVLRYYFKHADLHIEQCLERKVEILAEQRNRLGVGNSQLSENLVLGEFVRDRGGKFRIHVRQMSWDRFHEFLPIGSGYQPLCALVRFTLRDPLDYDIRLELRHEEIRELRLGADNPCLLGWTTWLGTENADGIVTLGSVKGSRETRTAA
- the tssH gene encoding type VI secretion system ATPase TssH; this encodes MKMINVDLQQLVQALDAATKQDLEAAAERCVIRGGSKILVEDLLLGLLERPDGLLVRALQDAEVDAGELSRALQPRGEHSESRNPVFAAELVQWLQDALLVANLELGQSQIDQAALILALLRNPIRYAGSHYQPLLAKLNAERLREFALAQQTPTASGPAAAGGESNLKRFTHNFTQQARDGKLDPVLCRDGAIRQMIDILARRRKSNPIVVGEAGVGKTAIVEGLALRIAHGEVPDALKDVDLLCLDLGLLQAGASVKGEFERRLQGVIDEVKGSPKPIILFIDEAHTLIGAGGQAGSGDAANLLKPALARGELRTIAATTWSEYKKYFEKDPALARRFQPVQLHEPTVSEAVTILRGLAPVYEKSHGIYLRDDAVVAAAELSARYLAGRQLPDKAVDVLDTACARVRISLAAAPEALERLRGEIAEGERQHNAISRDQQAGLKIDHEALAELEARLEQARAELEQIETRWNIQSELAKRLLELRKQCATVRQAQPAAEAEAEAEAEAEAEASEAPAPTLEQLEQELSDLQAQLASAQATERLVSFEVCPRLVAEVISHWTGVPLSQLAREHNSKVLSFANDLRQRVRGQEQAVEALDKAMRATAAGLNRVDAPVGVFLLVGPSGVGKTETAIALADLLYGGDRFLTTINMSEFQEKHTVSRLIGAPPGYVGYGEGGMLTEAVRQKPYSVVLLDEVEKADPDVMNVFYQIFDKGVANDGEGREINFRNTLILMTSNLASDRISSLCQNGERPSAEDLEQSIRPVLSQHFKPALLGRMRVVPYYPINGEVLNELVALKLSRFGERLQRRQLSFSHSPELLANLADRCSYSESGARLIDHLIDQHLQPLIVDRLLDAMASGETLQHVHATLDGEGTVVCEFT